The following are from one region of the Pelagibius sp. CAU 1746 genome:
- the thrS gene encoding threonine--tRNA ligase, translating into MAVTTQSNLSITLPDGSTRGYDGPVTGAEIAASIGPGLAKAALAVKVDGALRDLSRPIERDAAVEIVTAGHEDSLELLRHDCAHVLAEAVQELYPGTQVTFGPAIENGFYYDFAREVPFTPDDLVAIEKRMHEIVDRNEEIVREVWARDDAIRYFSEIGEKYKAEHIETLPDDVEISIYRQGGWLDLCIGPHLPSTGKLGHAFKLTKISGAYWRGDARNEQLQRIYGTCWETEKQLKAYLTMLEEAEKRDHRRLGREMNLFHMQEEAAGSVFWHPKGWTLYRTVERYMRQRLEAAGYVEVKTPQLIDRSLWEASGHWEKFHEHMFIAESEDRSLAVKPMNCPGHVQIFKQGLTSYRDLPLRMAEFGSCHRNEPSGALHGMMRVRAFTQDDAHIFCTPDQINSETVIFCDLLRTIYRDFGFDELVVKFSDRPAVRAGDDATWDKAEQALKDAVQEAGLDYTLNPGEGAFYGPKLEFVLRDAIGRDWQCGTFQVDFVLPERLGANYIGEDGEKHRPVMLHRAILGSFERFLAILIEQYAGRFPLWLAPQQAVVATITSDANGYAEEVRAAFAAAGLRVATDLRNEKINYKVREHSLAKVPVIAVVGRREAEEGKVALRRLGSKDQEVLALGEAVARIREEAAVPGADAPRGQLL; encoded by the coding sequence ATGGCAGTCACGACGCAAAGCAATCTCTCGATCACCCTTCCCGACGGCTCCACGCGCGGCTACGACGGTCCGGTCACCGGTGCCGAAATCGCCGCCTCCATCGGGCCCGGTCTCGCCAAGGCCGCCTTGGCCGTGAAGGTCGACGGCGCGCTGCGGGACCTTTCGCGGCCCATCGAGCGGGATGCGGCGGTGGAGATCGTGACCGCCGGCCACGAGGACAGCCTGGAACTGCTGCGCCACGACTGCGCCCACGTGCTGGCCGAGGCGGTGCAGGAACTCTACCCCGGCACCCAGGTGACCTTCGGCCCGGCCATCGAGAACGGCTTCTACTACGATTTCGCCCGCGAGGTGCCCTTCACGCCCGACGACCTGGTGGCGATCGAGAAGCGCATGCACGAGATCGTCGACCGCAACGAGGAGATCGTCCGCGAGGTCTGGGCGCGCGATGACGCGATCCGCTATTTCTCGGAGATCGGCGAGAAATACAAGGCCGAGCACATCGAGACCCTGCCGGACGACGTGGAGATCTCGATCTACCGCCAGGGCGGCTGGCTGGACCTCTGCATCGGCCCCCACCTGCCCTCGACGGGCAAGCTGGGCCATGCCTTCAAGCTGACCAAGATTTCCGGCGCCTATTGGCGCGGCGATGCCCGCAACGAGCAGCTACAACGCATCTACGGCACCTGCTGGGAGACGGAAAAGCAGCTCAAGGCCTACCTCACCATGCTGGAGGAGGCCGAAAAGCGCGACCACCGGCGCCTGGGGCGGGAGATGAACCTGTTCCACATGCAGGAGGAGGCCGCCGGCTCCGTCTTCTGGCACCCCAAGGGCTGGACCCTCTACCGCACGGTGGAGCGCTACATGCGCCAGCGTCTGGAGGCGGCTGGCTATGTCGAGGTGAAGACGCCGCAGCTCATCGACCGCTCGCTGTGGGAGGCCTCGGGCCATTGGGAAAAGTTCCACGAGCACATGTTCATCGCCGAGTCCGAGGACCGCTCCCTGGCGGTGAAGCCGATGAACTGCCCGGGCCACGTCCAGATCTTCAAGCAGGGCCTCACCAGCTACCGCGACCTGCCGCTGCGCATGGCCGAGTTCGGCTCCTGCCACCGCAACGAGCCCTCGGGCGCGCTGCACGGCATGATGCGGGTGCGCGCCTTCACCCAGGACGACGCCCACATCTTCTGCACGCCGGACCAGATCAACAGCGAGACGGTGATCTTCTGCGACCTGCTGCGGACCATCTACCGCGACTTCGGGTTCGACGAGTTGGTGGTGAAGTTCTCCGACCGCCCGGCGGTGCGCGCCGGCGACGACGCCACCTGGGACAAGGCCGAGCAGGCCCTGAAGGACGCGGTCCAGGAGGCCGGGCTGGACTACACCCTGAACCCCGGCGAAGGCGCCTTCTACGGGCCCAAGCTGGAGTTCGTGCTGCGCGACGCCATCGGCCGCGACTGGCAGTGCGGCACCTTCCAGGTCGATTTCGTGCTGCCCGAGCGCCTGGGCGCCAACTACATCGGCGAGGACGGCGAGAAGCACCGGCCGGTCATGCTGCACCGGGCGATCCTCGGCTCCTTCGAGCGTTTCCTGGCCATCCTCATCGAGCAGTACGCCGGGCGCTTCCCGCTCTGGTTGGCCCCGCAGCAGGCGGTGGTGGCGACCATCACTTCGGACGCCAACGGCTATGCCGAAGAGGTGCGGGCGGCTTTCGCGGCGGCCGGCCTGCGCGTCGCCACTGATTTGCGGAATGAGAAAATCAACTATAAGGTGCGCGAACATTCCCTGGCCAAGGTGCCTGTCATCGCCGTGGTCGGGCGCCGCGAGGCCGAGGAAGGAAAGGTCGCCTTGCGCCGCTTGGGCAGCAAGGATCAAGAGGTCCTTGCGCTCGGCGAAGCAGTGGCTAGGATCAGGGAAGAAGCAGCAGTTCCGGGTGCAGACGCGCCGCGGGGCCAATTGCTGTAG
- a CDS encoding glycosyltransferase family 4 protein, with protein MSVPDVNIGVTEVERAAVSDGPVVLQIVPSLVTGGAERGTVEIAAAIVASGGTAIVASEGGPMENDLKRAGALHLKLPVASKNPVVMYRNIARLERIIESYKVDVVHVRSRAPAWSAKLACQRSGAHFITTFHAPYNFTNAIKKRYNQVMTEGERVIAISEFIADHVRRNYNVDPARLRVIHRGIDIARFDPDRVSAERMIQLTGRWRLPDGVPLILMPGRLSRWKGQAVLLEALTHLRDIDYRCVLVGSDQGRVGYRRELEALIDKYELDARASIMDECNDMPAAYMLSDVVVSASTDPEGFGRVVGEAQAMGRPVVASDHGGAREQLISGRTGFLFPSGDAKALAEGLRKALSLAPEARAQLHDEAIARVRAEFSKDQMCARTLAIYREVLRAGAGRRAART; from the coding sequence ATGAGCGTTCCAGACGTTAACATCGGCGTTACGGAGGTCGAAAGGGCCGCGGTCAGCGACGGCCCGGTGGTGCTGCAGATCGTGCCCAGCCTGGTGACGGGCGGCGCCGAGCGCGGCACCGTGGAAATCGCCGCCGCCATCGTCGCTTCGGGCGGCACCGCCATCGTCGCCTCCGAGGGCGGGCCGATGGAGAACGACCTGAAGCGCGCCGGCGCCCTGCACCTGAAGTTGCCGGTGGCCTCCAAGAACCCCGTCGTCATGTACCGCAACATCGCGCGGCTGGAGCGCATCATCGAAAGCTACAAGGTCGATGTCGTGCACGTGCGCTCGCGCGCGCCGGCCTGGTCGGCCAAGCTCGCCTGCCAGCGCAGTGGCGCCCACTTCATCACCACCTTCCACGCGCCCTACAACTTCACCAACGCCATCAAGAAGCGCTACAACCAGGTCATGACCGAGGGCGAGCGGGTCATCGCCATCTCCGAGTTCATCGCCGATCACGTGCGCCGGAACTACAACGTCGACCCGGCGCGCCTGCGTGTGATCCACCGCGGCATCGATATCGCGCGCTTCGACCCCGACCGGGTCTCGGCGGAACGCATGATCCAGCTCACCGGCCGCTGGCGCCTGCCCGACGGCGTGCCGCTGATCCTCATGCCGGGACGCCTCAGCCGCTGGAAGGGACAGGCCGTGCTGCTGGAGGCCCTGACCCACCTGCGCGACATCGACTACCGCTGCGTCCTGGTCGGCTCCGACCAGGGCCGTGTCGGCTACCGGCGGGAACTGGAAGCCCTGATCGACAAGTACGAGCTCGACGCCCGCGCCTCGATCATGGACGAGTGCAACGACATGCCGGCGGCTTACATGCTCTCCGACGTGGTGGTCTCGGCCTCCACCGATCCCGAGGGCTTCGGCCGGGTGGTGGGCGAGGCCCAGGCCATGGGACGCCCGGTCGTGGCCAGCGACCACGGCGGCGCCCGCGAGCAGCTCATTTCCGGGCGCACCGGGTTCCTCTTCCCCTCGGGCGATGCCAAGGCCCTGGCCGAGGGGCTGCGCAAGGCGCTGTCCCTGGCGCCGGAGGCGCGGGCCCAGTTGCACGACGAGGCCATCGCCCGGGTGCGGGCCGAATTCTCCAAGGACCAGATGTGCGCGCGTACCCTGGCCATCTACCGCGAGGTCCTGCGCGCCGGGGCCGGCCGGCGGGCTGCCCGAACTTGA
- a CDS encoding alpha/beta hydrolase: MPQSDVPVDPPRSLTREDGTVLAYYRTAAGKARKGVAAPPGLIFFGGFMSDMSGTKALALEAYARREDRDFLRFDYRGHGQSSGRFEDATIGDWLGDALAVLDEASEGPQILIGSSMGGWIALLAARARPGRVAGLIGIAPAPDFTEDLIWGRATPEQRRVLQSAGHIDRPSEYSAAPYRITYRLIEEGRDHLLLNGPIPITCPVRLLHGMADADVPWQTSLRLAEALESADVEVTLVKAAAHRLSAPEDLARMERIIEELSAPRG; the protein is encoded by the coding sequence ATGCCGCAATCCGATGTGCCGGTCGACCCGCCACGAAGTTTAACCCGTGAGGACGGGACCGTCCTGGCCTATTACAGGACCGCGGCGGGAAAAGCCAGGAAGGGCGTCGCCGCGCCGCCGGGCCTGATCTTCTTCGGCGGTTTCATGTCGGACATGAGCGGCACCAAGGCCCTGGCCCTGGAAGCTTATGCCCGGCGCGAAGACCGCGATTTCCTGCGTTTCGACTACCGCGGCCACGGCCAGTCCTCCGGCCGCTTCGAAGACGCCACCATCGGCGACTGGCTGGGCGACGCCCTGGCGGTGCTGGACGAGGCGAGCGAGGGGCCGCAGATCCTCATCGGCTCCTCCATGGGCGGCTGGATCGCCCTGCTCGCGGCGCGCGCGCGGCCCGGGCGCGTCGCCGGCCTGATCGGCATCGCCCCGGCGCCCGACTTCACCGAGGACCTGATCTGGGGGCGCGCCACGCCCGAGCAGCGCCGGGTGTTGCAGAGCGCCGGCCACATCGACCGGCCCTCGGAGTACAGCGCGGCGCCCTACCGCATCACCTACCGGCTGATCGAGGAGGGCCGCGACCACCTGCTGCTGAACGGCCCCATCCCCATCACCTGCCCCGTGCGGCTGCTCCACGGCATGGCCGACGCCGACGTGCCCTGGCAGACCAGCCTGCGCCTGGCCGAGGCCCTGGAAAGCGCCGATGTGGAAGTGACCCTGGTGAAAGCGGCGGCACACCGCCTGTCCGCGCCGGAGGATCTCGCGCGGATGGAACGCATCATCGAGGAGCTCTCGGCACCGCGCGGCTAG